In Solanum lycopersicum chromosome 3, SLM_r2.1, the genomic stretch ttattataagtaatttgtttaaattattaatatataaaagtttAGTTTATTCATATTTGAAAGGAGAGGATCCAATGTATATAAACGATGAGTCACCCTTTGATGAGCGTATACCTAAGTATGCAgtattttttgtggacgtttgtGTGTGTACATACATTGTACCTTCAAGTACTATTTATTTGTGTGGGTTCATATTAGTTAGAGACCCATGCAGGAACAGTTGGATCCCATACTTGtctctttcatttcattttttacttgtttCTTGATCACAATCTAGTagctagtatatatatacattatatttgagAGGAAGCAATCACCgtatcaatatataataaatgaaattatagatAAAGATATATACGAGAATTATATCTCTATTAATAATTTACTATATTTAGATGTCTTCGTTCATTTGCTATACCTGATTCAATTACCTTACAAATCAATAATCACCGGAAAAATACTTATACAATTAGTCAAGATAcacataaatacaaaataaccaatataattatatcttttaaaacatcacattttttatttagggAGTCAAATAAAAGAATTGCATGATGCATGCATCTCCTAAATTTTTGCACCATACGTACATTTAATCCCTTTTAAAGTTTTCTTACCTGCTgttttattttacatattttagttTACTCGAcacaaagtttaattttttttattttggaataTTAGCGTAATATATTGAAAAGGTGCATAATATATTGTAAGCTTGACATGCCTTCGACTTCGCTTTTTGGAGGGTACGTATCATGTATAATACctctctatttcattttatggatatattatctttttaaaaataaaaaattctaacaAGAATGTtagcatatttattttttaaaaaacatcaaCTCAACTTCAAGATTCTTATTTGTCCTTAATTAGATAATCTATAGTTGCATATTCTATATGGGTAAGATTTGtcttaaattatacatttctatttttttttttttgaaaaaaactttaatatCTCAATCTTACGATGCTACATAAATTGTTCAGAGAGTTATAATCAGATCCTAATCAAATTTTTgtattgcacatatatatataaaattaaacttatatatatataaatgaaaatttcgattatatcaattaaaataattagagtAAGAGTAACCTTGGAGCAAATAATAGAAGATTGGGTAAAGATAACGTAGTGGCCCCCCTTCACAAGTGCAAAATGTCTAGGATAGGGTAGACAATTATATAGGGGGCAAACattaatgtattaattattttaatcaaatataGTTCGTCCTTTGACCTAGGTTATCCCAATTACATAATTAACGTAGTACTATAgctttaattattatataatagtaATCAATTTATTATTCCTATAAAATTTTGCTACTGGTTATAACCAAATTGTTCCTCGTTCTTTTTCTACATTGATTCTCAACGCAATTCCATGCAGCTATACTTCGTACACTGCACgatattcttcttcatctttattttttttttctccccaTACTTAATTTCATagaccaatatatatatatatatatatataatatggtcACTGAAAtctatgttatattttgtttattcaatTCATTTAATAGTGTTAGACAAACTATGGGTCAATAATATATAGACATAGTTGTGCTTgtctatataaaattaaacaaaacaatagtgttttctttttttaatttactttttatcaAATTGACTCTATAGATTCGATGAtcttcttaattatatgattttgaataatcatCTTTTTCTCCGTGCGTTAGTTAGCTATCTAGTATCTTTAGATAAGTTGGGCTCATGATCGTTTATTGAATTATCATTGAATTGGAGCTAGGCTCGtcacaatttattatttattttgatttagggAAGTACTGAATATAGACTTTTCTCGGATAGGCTCCTGTAAGAGCAGATATAAGAAGGGTCCCCCTCTTCTTTGTTAAAAACTTAGTTATCGAAAACTCATTTAGCTTGTCGGATGACTTATGCTGATTTTATGTCTCAATTCAACACTTGCTATTGATAGCAGACTTGTGTAAAGTGACAATTTTATTGTTTGTATtgattctttctcttttttataaTCCCATGATTATGATTTTTCATGGACATGAGAGTGTTGGAGTTCGACAATAACTCTCTGTTTATACAGCTGTGAACAATTTTCATTTCATAGATTAACTTTTAAAACCAAATTTACTCCATCCAAAgccattctttttaataaaaatggaatattGAGATTAGACTATCAACCTTTTTACTTTCTAGTACTATTTCTTTAAATTGGGACCTCTTGGTACACCAATTATACTCATTTTTCTAGCAAGCTATCCATGTAGATACCCAATGAAAAGATACAATACCAAcctctatttttgtttttactattttccaaaaaaaaaaaaaaaaggtagctTTTGAAAATAGTAATAGAAGTTGAGACAGGAAATTAATTAGTTGAGCCCGTGAGCCCTCCATGTGCAAATTTCTCACCTTTCAAGTTTTTTCAAGTTATGGCACAATGGCCCATGTCATTGACAAAGGCACAATATTTATGTATGCACAATACAATTTGCTTCCATTGATCATTACCCCACACCCACTTTCCACCTTATTACTAACACATAATATTACTCTTTACTTCATTTGTCAACAAACGAATAAAATCTAATTCCTTCAACCTTGATACTAGAATTTACCAATATGTAGGGAAACTTATTCACCCTTTAGCTATCTAGTCTAATCAATAGGATTGAAGTTTATACCATTCTGAGTTGTATATGTTATATACTTTATACATAATAGATAccttttaattaaatgaaatattatatatatatatatatatatatatatatatatatataatagatagaTTTTAATTTAGCTTAATTGTGTATTTTCTTACTTATTTGACGTAATGAAAAATTTCTTTCCGTCACTACCGACAATGTTTTTGCTGTTTATTAAGGAACTAATTTGCACTTTTAATATAGACTCTAGGTCACCAACCAAACGATCCCTTAATAGCATGgtaaaaaggttttttttttaacatttctcATTTGGTGTTCGGAGACCATATTAGAATCccgataaaatttattttgcacATTGTAGATCCTATTTGGGGCCGTGGCTTTCCCAGTAAAAATTTTTCTGTATGTAGAGCTCAAATTCGATATCTCTAACTAATGGTTGAATAATTCTATCACTATATCATAACTTATGTTTGATAGCATGATATAGATGTTTAACGATGATAAGTCGAATCATGCATAAGatttaaatcatatttgtaGTATTTTTATGTTGTACTGTCGTCTATGGAAGTTAAACGCATAAATAGTCTTGAAATgattaaaaatacaaacaaaactAAGATATAATTAcgtaaaaatatataacttaacAAGTCTCAAAATGAatctataaattaattaataccaAAATTAAGAGAAACGTTACAAAATTCTAATTCTATTTCGCatttaatcttaatttttttttcttttttgctaGGATTGCTaggaacattttatttttagctCCTATCTCTTCATATCGTGATATTTTCAACTTTCTAAAACTAGATGGAATTAGGAAAATGGGATTGttaattcaaactttttttttaaaacgagAAAAGTGCAAAGTAGTTATCCCCTACACTAGGTGACTGATACTAGATGAGGTGCCTGAAATTTGGACCACAATTTTGGTGATGATGAAGCAGAAATTCATCACCGCCGTTTGATACACCGAAAATAGTGGGTTGACTAAGCAATTGATGCTGGTGGTGATGTGCTTGGTGTCTCTGGAGATCCTTTTGCCTCCGGAGTTCCAGAACTTTCCGATGAGAATTCGAGTGCCTCGCTGAGATAAAAGTCGGGCTAGACGCCGGTCGATACTCCGGTACAAGCCTACCAGACTTGTACCTAACTCCACATGCATTGCACAGAGTTTTTGGACCTAATGGCCCTGTGCGCCACTGTGGTGTTTTGTCTGAAGCACAGTGCAGGCATTTCCGTCCCGGCGTTTCTACGCTCTCTCGTTTCTTCGACGGCGCTTTGGTGGCTTTGGCCGTGGCGAAAGTAGTGTTGTTAACAGATGGAGGCGAGATGTTGTTGCTCTCTGATGATGATGTGGCAGGGGATAAGAGCAGCTGAAGGCGTGACGACCAGTCACAGGGAGCGGCGCGTGAGCGCTTGCTGCGAGCTTTGCCAGGAACAGAGGTGTCGGCGGGGAAGGCAGGTGGCGAGTTAGGTCCGGTGGAAAATGTGGTTGCGGAAGAGGAACTGTCGGTGGTGACGGTGGAGGAGGAATTAATGTTTGCTACAGGGATGAATTGCAAGTTTTGAACGTCGTCACTTGAGAACGATTCCTCCACAAAATTTGAGAGCCATTCAAGCTCAGCCAAGTCATCAAACTGTTGCAaacagaaattcacttgattttCAGAATTTCAACCAAATATATAGAATTTGCACTCTTTAACTTTTGATACAATTGTAAAACGTATGGTTCGCATTTTACACGTGGTATTGTTGAAAAAATGAAACAGAACAATTTTTTCATGTAAAACGCATAGTAATTACCGGAACACAGAGTTCGCTGTTAGGGAAGGGAGCATCGGTGAAGCTGCGGCCGCTCAGGTTTCCGTTAAATTGTCCATCTCCACCAGAAACAGAGGAATTACAGCTGTCAACGACGGTAACGTTGGAAGAATCAGCAGAATTTCCTGTAATACTGTTGAAAAATGCGTCTGCCATAACTTCATCGTCCTTTGGGATAACCAAAAGatcatccacagaaaaattgttacAGTTATTGTTGATGTTATTCGGAATTTGTTCGTCTCCGGCATGCGAGAAAAAACCGCTGACGAATAAATCCGACGCTTCCATTGTTTAGAAGAAGAAGTTGTTGGTGTGTAGTGTAAGAGAAGAATGGTGGAGTGTAAAACGCAAAGTAACGGTAGGTTTGAGACTAATTCTTTATATGGAGAATCGGAAGCTGATAAAAAGGAAGAGAGAATGAAGGAATTGAGTGTGAAGAGGACAGACAAGTGCTCAAGAGCTGAAAGTAAGGGGTCCGGGTCAGAGGCCTTTTCATAAGTGTAATGAAGGTCTTTCTCGTAATTACATaccactaattttattttattacaacTCCCTTTTTTATAgcactattttaaaattatgtactGATAAAAATTACAATCACTTACTAAATCTGTTCCCCCCTTTAACATGCTTGCTTGTATTTCAAGTACTacctctactttttttttttttaattacagtGTATAAAACAAATATGTAAGTTTATAATATCactaataatgattttaaattttactttatctttgTGGTAAGTAAAGGATTACTTTAGACTTTTTAGAGtttgaaaatttgtttttaaaggTCAAAAATTGAATACTAAAGGTGCTAATTTAAATTGGATGTCACGGCTGTCATGTGCTGTTCgaataatttaaatgaaagaatCTATATGTATttatcttcttccttttttttttttttttacaagtaaAGCTAATTAGTACTTactgtaattaattaattaacaaaaattagtGAAGTGGATTAACATCAATAATACAACCCCTTTACCCTTAAGAATTGATCTAGCAGGTTTTGTCGCCGTGAAGCTACCATTAGAGTCCAAGTTTACAGCCGGAttcctctgtttttttttctttttctatgtattatttttattattattactagtatTAATTAACTTTGCATTAATCCATCGGGAATTGCGCTTTGTcccctgtttttttttttaaataaaaatatttctaataatataaaaaaaagtttttagctGTTTCCTGGGTAGTTCTATTTTTTTAACTCCATTATTAGTACTTTGTTTTACCTTGTTAACTCTCATGTTAATATATTCCTTAACCCACGTTTAAGCACGAACATTACAGCTCAAACTGGTTCAAATTGCTCAGTCATCATGATTATCCACGTTTCTCTATAGGAAGTTCCATTTGCATTTAGGATAAACACTTCCAATTTCACTTTATATCGcgatttaataattataaatataaacaacttATGATTACAGTAATGATTTAAAAAACCCATAAacgttaaattttaaaagatgatacgagttaaaaatatgaaattctcaAAAGATGTATCAGTGACTCGTAGCATAATCTTttgctttttcttcttttgaatgAGTGATGGAGATttataatatgaattaatttataggGCGGGATAGTATTACAAATCCCAAGATGAAAACGCAGTTAAAAACAGATAAAGTTAGTTTACATTAACAACCAATCATTCGCCCAACTTTTCTACCAGCTTTcctcttttactttttcttgtcttttattttcttcaacaaTAGTATCCTCTTCTTCTACTGTAATGTTACGGGTTCAATTCAATTCAGTGgcatttaatataaattttataatttcaattctttttattttatattagttagttatcttattaaatataatttcttatattaattatctatctaactaatagattttttatatattattttccaattacaattttaaaatattgttatttatttgtaaaattctcaataaaaataatatttaaggagtgaataaataaaaaaaaatttatttataattagttaatatgcgtataaaaaaaaagaatcaattaatATGGAACGCGATAGAGAGAGTAATTTATAAACTTCAAACTTTAATATTgttattcattaaatttattgtattttttaattttattttatatgatatagttttgtttgaaataaattttaatatacatgAAAGGAATTTACAACGTTttaacattaatttaattaaatatagtatttatatatatattcttttttttaagaaacgaactaaaaagaaaaagaagtataagttAAGATGTGTGGGGGCATTGAGTGGGTTCGTGGGGTCCGACTACGCACGTGACAAAGGATAGGGATATTGTCAGTTATCATGTGACTGACTTTTAAACTAAATAGGCTACATGTTCAATTCTTCATTCAAAAGGCCAAGCCACAATTGCTCTTTTATAATTTAAACAATATGAATTATTGTCGACTcaacaaataatcaaatatagaTTTATACCATATACTAAGTTTTATTAACAAAAACATATTTGTTTAAATTCAAGTCATATCAATATTACACCAATCGAAAAATTAAAgttcaaaatattaataataatattaattattaaaagttgaattaaaatttaatattcataaatttcagTCATTTCAAGTTACTGACTATTTATAAtacttaataatatatatatatatatattttataactttttcacACTCTTTTGAGTGTGATTTTTGTATAAACCTTCTCAATAAGGAATGCCTTATGAACCGATTATCCTTTACAATTACAAGATTTGAGACAAAATTATTAGTGTTTGACCGAACCCATAGCAAAAAGGCTAGTTTCGCTCCTGCTAACCACCTATAAATGCCTCTCCAATAAATACTTTCTTTCtacttaaattcaaaaatattttaggtcTTTAAAAACAACTTTCTTACATATAATTTTAGGAATATCTCGTTCATTTTTAATACCTTCAAccgcaaataattttttgatactaacaaactaataaaattataaacaaacaaaacaagTTTAAAGAATCTCGAAGGAACCTTCTTTTATCGCATATTATATacttatatcttttattttaatatatacaaatgtaAACTTTGCTTAAATGTAggatatttgattaaaaaaaaccaTTGTTTGTGGTCTTCATCTTATTGCCTTAGGTTTCTCACGAACTCTTTAACTAATAAGTgtctcttttttctttgatgcTTCTCACACGTGCGGTTACAGTGCTAACATGGTTGCACGTGTAAAGTCATCACGTGGTTGCTTAACAATGCACGTGCCTTCTCCTTGACAATTGGCTTTAATATTGTCTTTGGTGTTAATTAATCTATTACTACAATGCTCCCTCAATTATTGCTTCTTCATGTTATTATATGccctttccttttttgtttgcTTTGGAATTTAGAATGATTATGAGTTTTCAAAGAAATTGTTTGAGTGCTCATTAATCATTTACAAGTATGAAAACTTAGAGTCAAATATCATTCGACTATttagtttatatataatatatacacaaaatGTATAAATAGTGTTTGTTTCAGATATAATATACAGAATATATACACTTAAATTATATAGAtagtgtatatttttattttcgacCATGTTGGTAAACTAGTTTGCCGAAGGTACATTTACTTAAGTTTCCTTTACAAGTATCATAGACCTAGATTCCTGCTTATCAAACGTGTAACATTATTGTTTAGGCCACATATGATCAGCCCAAGAAAGCTCAACAAACATTTCAGACACCAAATTACTTGTATTGGGCCTACTGGCCAATTAATTTGTGGTGAACTGTAGTCCATTAGGAAAAGACATGGGCAAGCAATCTTCAGTCAAGGATATCAATTGGGAAACACAAAATCCTTAAATTGTATATCAAAGATGCTTTGACAACATAGAAATGTGAATCTAGTTGACGAAACAGTTGCTCAAACATATCCGTTCTTCTGTCAAACACCATATCGATCACTGTGTTATATAGCACATTGATATGATGAAgcaaaatctatatatatactaaGACAATTGACAGTTCATGATAAACTTCAAGTTTCCTTATTCCTTTATGCATAGCAAAATGGCTAGAGTTTTGTTAATATGATGTAACATTCTGGACTGAAGGGTTATAAATGTGTCTAACTTTATGTATCTACTGTTGTCACTGGTTGCCATTCACCATCTACTGCTTCGTTCCACAATGTCACATTGTTATTCCCATCAGCCACAGCCAATATGTTTCCTGTTAGTGACCACGAAACTCTCCAAACGGGGGCACCAAAATCCTTCAACACTTTACCAATCCATTGATCACCTTCTTTACCAACTGTCCATATAATCACTCTTCCATCTTCAGAAGCACTAGCAATAGTTGACTTTGGTAGCCCCAAGTTAGGGGCCCAAGCAACATCCCTGACCCAATCAGTGTGCATTTGAAGAGCTGGGAAGCAATCCAACTTCCAAGTTCCATCAAACATCTTCCACACTTTAACTGTGTTGTCACAGCCAGCAGATGCAAGCTTTGGAATAGAATTAAGCAGATCAGAGCCTACAAGAGAGCCAGGAGCTGTTGATGGCGCCCACGAAACAGATGTAACACCTACTGGATGAGCCTGATCAATCCGTGATGTCTCCCAAACATCTTCTGATCTTGCAGTGAAAATGGAAATGTTCCCATCAGAAGATCCACAAGCCAAACAGAGGCCCAATTCATGAGGAGCCCAAGATATTGCGTTGACTGAAGCTTTATGGTCATCGAAAACACGTGCTAAGCTCCACTCATTTTGAGTACCTTCTTTCCATATAATTACCTTTCCATCAGAAGAACAAGAAGCAAGGAGGGAACCAAACTTAGGGTGAGCCCAAGCTACTTGCCACACTGGTCCTTGGTGGCCACTTATAGTAGCCAGTAGCTGCGAAGATGAATTGCTGACCCCTGTTATCTTAATGGTGCAGTCTGAAGAAGCTGTTGCCAGGCGCTTACCATAGTAATCCATTGCCACATCATGAACAGTGTCAGTATGCCCACTTTCAATCTTCTGTGAAGGCATTTTTTTTCCTTGCTACTGGATGTTCCAAATCTTCTCTCTGGCAAAATTCCTGAAGGATATTCAAACATAGCTACTTGATTATGAATTCAAACAGAAgatggaagaaaaataattccGAGAACTAGGCATGCTCAATATCAtcttgcaaaacaaattatatcaTGAGATGACATCCTACTTATGAAATAATTGGAAGGCACAGAAAAAAAGGACAAATGGCATAACTTAGAATCACTTAAGTTTCATGAAATACATGGGAGTATGATATAATATTCGAAGCTTTagtaaataaatcataaacagatGTAACAGTGACAACcatcaaagaaaaaacatttaagAAGACGCGTTGCAAATGGACATCCGGCGGTGTCAACTAAAAAGATGAGAGACGACATAGACAGGATCCAACAATCAAAACTTGGTGATAAAGTTAAATGCAATGGATAAATTCACCTTTTTCTGCTAAAGTTCGAATTGCCTAAACAATACTGAAGAATCAGAGAAAAACTCTTGCTGAAATAGTTTTAACATTCTTGATTTGGTGATTTTAGGTTGTCAGAAGCTCTTTTGATCCTATTCAATGATGCAGATTCAGATTAATTGCATCGTCTATATAATAGACAAATCAACAAACAATGTTCTTGCACTGTTCAGACttcttaaaaattcaaaaagaacaGCGTCAATTGTTTGAACTTTTTCTCTGTGCTATATGTATAAGGAAAAAGAACACTAAGAAACAGGATAAATGCTACAGAATGTGTGATGTATCATTCAAAAGAGATAAGAAGCTGAAACCTTGTGTCGTTCACTCTAGTAAAGATGACAAGGGTTGTGTTCCAAAATAACCTAACTGCTTTATAACTTTCTTAGACATGGAGAAACAAGACCAAATTTTACAAACACCTCATTGCTAGTTCAGCAGCAACAACATATAT encodes the following:
- the LOC101258142 gene encoding GATA transcription factor 12, which encodes MEASDLFVSGFFSHAGDEQIPNNINNNCNNFSVDDLLVIPKDDEVMADAFFNSITGNSADSSNVTVVDSCNSSVSGGDGQFNGNLSGRSFTDAPFPNSELCVPFDDLAELEWLSNFVEESFSSDDVQNLQFIPVANINSSSTVTTDSSSSATTFSTGPNSPPAFPADTSVPGKARSKRSRAAPCDWSSRLQLLLSPATSSSESNNISPPSVNNTTFATAKATKAPSKKRESVETPGRKCLHCASDKTPQWRTGPLGPKTLCNACGVRYKSGRLVPEYRPASSPTFISARHSNSHRKVLELRRQKDLQRHQAHHHQHQLLSQPTIFGVSNGGDEFLLHHHQNCGPNFRHLI
- the LOC101257847 gene encoding protein transport protein SEC13 homolog B → MPSQKIESGHTDTVHDVAMDYYGKRLATASSDCTIKITGVSNSSSQLLATISGHQGPVWQVAWAHPKFGSLLASCSSDGKVIIWKEGTQNEWSLARVFDDHKASVNAISWAPHELGLCLACGSSDGNISIFTARSEDVWETSRIDQAHPVGVTSVSWAPSTAPGSLVGSDLLNSIPKLASAGCDNTVKVWKMFDGTWKLDCFPALQMHTDWVRDVAWAPNLGLPKSTIASASEDGRVIIWTVGKEGDQWIGKVLKDFGAPVWRVSWSLTGNILAVADGNNNVTLWNEAVDGEWQPVTTVDT